One region of Clavibacter michiganensis subsp. tessellarius genomic DNA includes:
- a CDS encoding extracellular solute-binding protein, which yields MPIDPRSAFRAAASRPFDRRDVLKMGAVLGGTAFLAACSGPSVGGPAATAAPDTDWEGVQPATDITWWTTHPGQTSELEAQFAADFLAKTGITVNVVTGGASYDEIAQKLQAAAGTDSMPDMVNASDTWWFRYMVNKQSIAMDGLMAHLDFQLDDYNKVFLDDYLYDGSRFAVPYARSTPIFYYDKSIWSKAGLPDRAPDTWAELEEWAPAIMKVTGGAPAVRLPQGSIGTWAMSNVLWGRGGQYSDGWDLKLDQPETLEAAGYARGLVFDSKIANVAAASGDTAVDFAGGLAPCTIASAGAVGIVTASAKFPIGTGVLPGGPQGQFVPTGGTGLAVVGSKTKEQQLAAGMFIKHVTEVDQQVAFAKKTGYAPVRTSAGQSSDLTGFWASNPAFRTVYDSLEHVRSQDWARTLIPNGDTYLQQPWAQILTQGADPAAVFPAAATQLTSAYTENVQPYL from the coding sequence ATGCCCATCGACCCGCGCTCGGCCTTCCGCGCCGCCGCCTCCCGCCCGTTCGACCGCCGCGACGTCCTGAAGATGGGCGCCGTGCTCGGCGGCACCGCGTTCCTCGCCGCCTGCTCCGGCCCCTCGGTCGGCGGCCCGGCCGCGACCGCGGCGCCCGACACCGACTGGGAGGGCGTCCAGCCCGCGACCGACATCACCTGGTGGACCACGCACCCCGGCCAGACCTCCGAGCTCGAGGCGCAGTTCGCCGCCGACTTCCTCGCCAAGACGGGCATCACGGTCAACGTCGTGACGGGCGGCGCGAGCTACGACGAGATCGCGCAGAAGCTGCAGGCCGCCGCGGGCACCGACAGCATGCCCGACATGGTGAACGCCAGCGACACCTGGTGGTTCCGCTACATGGTGAACAAGCAGTCGATCGCGATGGACGGCCTCATGGCGCACCTCGACTTCCAGCTCGACGACTACAACAAGGTGTTCCTGGACGACTACCTGTACGACGGCAGCCGCTTCGCCGTGCCGTACGCGCGTTCGACGCCGATCTTCTACTACGACAAGTCGATCTGGTCGAAGGCCGGCCTGCCCGACCGCGCGCCCGACACCTGGGCGGAGCTCGAGGAGTGGGCGCCGGCCATCATGAAGGTGACGGGCGGCGCGCCCGCCGTCCGCCTGCCGCAGGGATCCATCGGCACCTGGGCGATGAGCAACGTGCTCTGGGGCCGCGGCGGCCAGTACTCCGACGGCTGGGACCTCAAGCTCGACCAGCCCGAGACGCTCGAGGCGGCCGGCTACGCCCGCGGCCTCGTCTTCGACTCCAAGATCGCGAACGTCGCGGCGGCCAGCGGCGACACCGCGGTCGACTTCGCGGGCGGCCTGGCGCCGTGCACCATCGCGTCGGCGGGCGCCGTCGGCATCGTCACCGCGAGCGCCAAGTTCCCCATCGGCACGGGCGTGCTCCCCGGCGGACCGCAGGGCCAGTTCGTCCCCACGGGCGGCACGGGCCTCGCGGTGGTCGGCAGCAAGACCAAGGAGCAGCAGCTCGCCGCCGGCATGTTCATCAAGCACGTCACCGAGGTCGACCAGCAGGTCGCCTTCGCCAAGAAGACGGGCTACGCCCCCGTGCGCACCTCGGCCGGCCAGTCGTCCGACCTCACGGGGTTCTGGGCGTCGAACCCGGCGTTCCGCACGGTCTACGACAGCCTCGAGCACGTCCGCTCGCAGGACTGGGCGCGGACGCTGATCCCCAACGGCGACACGTACCTGCAGCAGCCGTGGGCGCAGATCCTCACGCAGGGCGCGGATCCCGCCGCCGTGTTCCCGGCCGCCGCCACGCAGCTGACGAGCGCCTACACGGAGAACGTGCAGCCGTACCTGTAG
- a CDS encoding class II fumarate hydratase, with the protein MVDTSPGTETNGADAFRVEHDTMGEVRVPKDALYAAQTQRAVENFPISGRGLEPAQIQALARIKRAAAIVNGELGILDADVAEAIVAAADEVAGGSHHEHFPIDVYQTGSGTSSNMNMNEVLAALATASLGKPVHPNDHVNASQSSNDVFPTSVHVAVTGALLAELIPALEHLAESLETKAEAWKGLVKAGRTHLMDATPVTFGQEFAGYARQIRLGIERVRTALPRVAEVPLGGTATGTGINTPLGFPQKVIQVLADDTGLPVTEALDHFEAQGARDGLVDASGALRTLAVSLTKICNDIRWMGSGPNTGLGELHIPDLQPGSSIMPGKVNPVIPEAVLMVCARVIGNDATVAWAGASGLFELNVAIPVMGSSLLESIRILASSTRLLADKTVDGLRVNEEHARALAESSPSIVTPLNRIIGYEAAAKIAKHSVAQKMTVREAVVDLGYVERGEITEEQLDQGLDVLRMTAPGL; encoded by the coding sequence GTGGTCGACACTTCCCCCGGAACCGAGACGAACGGCGCGGACGCGTTCCGCGTCGAGCACGACACGATGGGCGAGGTGCGGGTCCCGAAGGACGCGCTGTACGCCGCCCAGACGCAGCGCGCCGTCGAGAACTTCCCCATCTCCGGCCGCGGGCTCGAGCCCGCGCAGATCCAGGCGCTCGCCCGCATCAAGCGCGCCGCCGCGATCGTGAACGGGGAGCTCGGCATCCTCGACGCCGACGTGGCCGAGGCGATCGTCGCGGCCGCCGACGAGGTGGCGGGCGGATCCCACCACGAGCACTTCCCCATCGACGTGTACCAGACGGGCTCCGGCACGAGCTCGAACATGAACATGAACGAGGTCCTCGCGGCCCTCGCCACCGCGTCGCTCGGGAAGCCCGTGCACCCGAACGACCACGTCAACGCGTCGCAGTCGTCGAACGACGTCTTCCCCACCTCGGTGCACGTCGCCGTCACGGGCGCGCTCCTCGCCGAGCTGATCCCCGCGCTCGAGCACCTCGCGGAGTCGCTGGAGACCAAGGCCGAGGCGTGGAAGGGGCTCGTCAAGGCCGGCCGCACGCACCTCATGGACGCGACCCCGGTCACGTTCGGCCAGGAGTTCGCCGGCTACGCGCGCCAGATCCGCCTCGGCATCGAGCGCGTCCGCACGGCCCTCCCCCGCGTCGCGGAGGTCCCGCTCGGCGGCACGGCCACCGGCACGGGCATCAACACGCCGCTCGGGTTCCCGCAGAAGGTCATCCAGGTGCTCGCGGACGACACGGGCCTGCCGGTCACCGAGGCGCTCGACCACTTCGAGGCGCAGGGCGCGCGCGACGGCCTCGTCGACGCGTCCGGCGCGCTGCGCACCCTCGCGGTGAGCCTCACCAAGATCTGCAACGACATCCGCTGGATGGGCTCGGGCCCGAACACCGGCCTCGGCGAGCTGCACATCCCCGACCTGCAGCCCGGGTCGTCCATCATGCCCGGCAAGGTCAACCCGGTCATCCCCGAGGCCGTGCTCATGGTGTGCGCGCGCGTCATCGGCAACGACGCCACCGTCGCGTGGGCGGGCGCCTCGGGCCTGTTCGAGCTCAACGTCGCGATCCCGGTCATGGGCTCGTCGCTGCTGGAGTCGATCCGCATCCTCGCCTCCTCCACGCGCCTGCTCGCCGACAAGACCGTCGACGGCCTGCGCGTCAACGAGGAGCACGCGCGGGCGCTCGCGGAGTCGTCGCCGTCGATCGTCACGCCGCTGAACCGCATCATCGGCTACGAGGCGGCGGCGAAGATCGCGAAGCACTCGGTCGCGCAGAAGATGACGGTGCGCGAGGCGGTCGTCGACCTCGGCTACGTCGAGCGCGGCGAGATCACCGAGGAGCAGCTCGACCAGGGCCTCGACGTGCTGCGGATGACGGCGCCCGGCCTGTAG
- a CDS encoding carbohydrate ABC transporter permease: MTATLTRPEPAAAPDAPRRRSVRRPAGSARPPLAGTYLALALAVVVMLLPLIWMVLTSFKGFSEIYSLPLTILPSSFAPTNYQTASDTVSFSTLATNSVIKTVVGSGLKVLLGLLTAYALVFIRVPFKNVWFGVVILALLVPQQIVMIPNYQVIAGLGWINTYPGLILPGVASAYGTFLFRQHFLTLPGSVLEAAAMDGAGHLRRLRSFVIPMSGPTIAAVALVSVVGEWNDYLWPLLVTTDPRMMTLPVGLTLLQDTTGITNWGVLMAGTVIVTLPVLAVFLVFQRRIVGGLTAGAVTG; this comes from the coding sequence GTGACCGCGACCCTCACCCGGCCGGAGCCCGCGGCCGCACCCGACGCCCCGCGCCGCCGCAGCGTCCGCCGACCCGCCGGATCCGCCCGCCCGCCCCTGGCCGGCACCTACCTCGCGCTGGCCCTCGCCGTCGTCGTCATGCTGCTGCCGCTCATCTGGATGGTGCTCACGAGCTTCAAGGGGTTCAGCGAGATCTACTCGCTGCCGCTCACGATCCTCCCGTCGTCCTTCGCGCCCACGAACTACCAGACGGCGTCGGACACGGTCTCCTTCTCTACGCTCGCGACCAACAGCGTCATCAAGACGGTGGTGGGCTCCGGACTCAAGGTGCTGCTCGGGCTGCTGACGGCGTACGCGCTCGTGTTCATCCGCGTGCCGTTCAAGAACGTGTGGTTCGGCGTCGTGATCCTCGCGCTCCTCGTGCCGCAGCAGATCGTGATGATCCCGAACTACCAGGTCATCGCGGGCCTCGGCTGGATCAACACCTACCCGGGCCTCATCCTCCCGGGCGTCGCGAGCGCCTACGGCACCTTCCTCTTCCGCCAGCACTTCCTCACGCTGCCGGGCTCCGTGCTCGAGGCCGCCGCGATGGACGGCGCCGGGCACCTGCGCCGCCTCCGCTCGTTCGTGATCCCCATGTCGGGCCCCACGATCGCCGCCGTCGCGCTCGTGTCCGTGGTCGGCGAGTGGAACGACTACCTCTGGCCGCTGCTCGTCACGACCGACCCGCGCATGATGACGCTCCCCGTGGGCCTCACCCTCCTGCAGGACACGACGGGCATCACGAACTGGGGCGTGCTCATGGCCGGGACGGTCATCGTCACGCTGCCCGTGCTCGCCGTCTTCCTGGTCTTCCAGCGGCGCATCGTCGGCGGCCTCACCGCCGGCGCCGTCACGGGCTGA
- a CDS encoding 4-hydroxy-3-methylbut-2-enyl diphosphate reductase, producing the protein MPRMPGVRNRLKDNPVAGPKKVLLAAPRGYCAGVDRAVVAVEKALERYGAPVYVRKQIVHNVHVVSTLERMGAVFVEEVDEVPEGAHVVFSAHGVSPAVVQGAADRGLQAIDATCPLVTKVHREAVRFAKADMQILLIGHEGHEEVEGTAGEAPEQTIVVNSPEHADVIEVKDPDNLVWLSQTTLSVDETMETVRRLRARFPNLQDPPSDDICYATQNRQVAIKKVAVDADLVIVIGSANSSNSVRLVEVALEYGAKASYRVDYASEVKQEWLDGVQTVGVTSGASVPEVLVQELLDDLADAGYGDVTAVVTAEEDLVFSLPKELRKDQSGNTDSRAIGGRTRA; encoded by the coding sequence ATGCCGCGGATGCCCGGCGTCCGCAACAGGCTCAAGGATAACCCGGTGGCAGGACCCAAGAAGGTCCTGCTCGCCGCTCCCCGCGGGTACTGCGCGGGCGTCGACCGCGCGGTCGTCGCCGTCGAGAAGGCCCTGGAGCGCTACGGCGCCCCCGTCTACGTGCGGAAGCAGATCGTCCACAACGTGCACGTCGTCTCGACGCTCGAGCGCATGGGCGCGGTCTTCGTGGAGGAGGTCGACGAGGTCCCCGAGGGCGCCCACGTCGTCTTCAGCGCGCACGGCGTCTCGCCGGCCGTCGTGCAGGGCGCGGCGGACCGCGGCCTCCAGGCCATCGACGCGACCTGCCCCCTCGTCACCAAGGTGCACCGCGAGGCCGTGCGCTTCGCCAAGGCCGACATGCAGATCCTCCTCATCGGCCACGAGGGCCACGAGGAGGTCGAGGGCACCGCGGGCGAGGCGCCCGAGCAGACCATCGTCGTCAACTCCCCGGAGCACGCCGACGTCATCGAGGTCAAGGACCCCGACAACCTGGTGTGGCTCTCGCAGACCACGCTCTCGGTCGACGAGACGATGGAGACGGTCCGCCGCCTCCGCGCCCGCTTCCCCAACCTGCAGGACCCGCCGAGCGACGACATCTGCTACGCCACGCAGAACCGCCAGGTCGCCATCAAGAAGGTCGCGGTCGACGCCGACCTGGTGATCGTCATCGGATCCGCGAACAGCTCCAACTCCGTCCGACTCGTCGAGGTCGCGCTCGAGTACGGCGCCAAGGCGTCGTACCGCGTCGACTACGCGTCCGAGGTCAAGCAGGAGTGGCTCGACGGCGTGCAGACGGTCGGCGTCACGAGCGGTGCGTCCGTGCCCGAGGTCCTCGTGCAGGAGCTGCTCGACGACCTGGCCGACGCCGGCTACGGCGACGTCACCGCGGTCGTGACGGCCGAGGAGGACCTCGTCTTCTCGCTCCCCAAGGAGCTGCGCAAGGACCAGTCCGGCAACACGGACTCCCGCGCCATCGGCGGGCGCACCCGCGCGTGA
- the trhA gene encoding PAQR family membrane homeostasis protein TrhA, whose amino-acid sequence MTRDASSPSPLGDTPEEDASVAHLPLVEDAQDVGPEPKPTWRGWLHAGMTPVALVLGIVLIAVADGAAARIACAVFVASSLLLFGVSAVYHRFDWSPRAKILLKRMDHANIFLLIAGSYTPITVLALPHEKSVLLLWLVWSGAALGVLFRVFWIHAPRWLYVLLYLVLGYASLVFIVDFFRADAAMMTLILAGGLAYTVGAVAYALKRPNPWPGRFGFHEIFHAFTLMAFLCHWTGILLVATHPPVV is encoded by the coding sequence ATGACGCGCGACGCCTCCTCCCCCTCGCCGCTCGGCGACACCCCGGAGGAGGACGCGTCGGTCGCCCACCTCCCGCTCGTGGAGGACGCGCAGGACGTCGGCCCGGAGCCGAAGCCCACCTGGCGCGGCTGGCTGCACGCGGGCATGACCCCGGTGGCGCTCGTGCTCGGGATCGTGCTCATCGCGGTGGCCGACGGCGCCGCGGCGCGCATCGCGTGCGCCGTGTTCGTCGCCTCGTCGCTGCTGCTGTTCGGCGTCTCCGCGGTCTACCACCGGTTCGACTGGTCGCCGCGGGCGAAGATCCTCCTCAAGCGGATGGACCACGCCAACATCTTCCTGCTCATCGCGGGCTCCTACACGCCCATCACGGTGCTGGCGCTGCCGCACGAGAAGTCGGTGCTGCTGCTCTGGCTGGTGTGGTCGGGCGCCGCGCTCGGCGTGCTCTTCCGCGTGTTCTGGATCCACGCCCCGCGCTGGCTCTACGTGCTGCTCTACCTGGTGCTCGGCTACGCGTCGCTGGTGTTCATCGTCGACTTCTTCCGCGCCGACGCGGCGATGATGACGCTGATCCTCGCGGGCGGCCTCGCCTACACGGTCGGCGCCGTCGCGTACGCGCTGAAGCGGCCGAACCCCTGGCCCGGCCGCTTCGGCTTCCACGAGATCTTCCACGCGTTCACCCTCATGGCGTTCCTCTGCCACTGGACGGGCATCCTGCTCGTGGCGACGCACCCGCCCGTCGTCTGA
- a CDS encoding carbonic anhydrase — MTDQDETVQAPAEVWAEMVEGNARFVAGTPEHPRQDVERRAALAHVQRPVAALFGCSDSRLAAEIIFDKGLGDLFVIRNAGQIISDSVLGSLEYAVGVLGVPLIVVLGHDECGAVRAAIESAAPDAEALPPHIANLISAIGPAVRRVAGDPVVPSEVDAGEVGREHLRGTVTRMLEASEMISDRVAAGSLAIVGANYKLLEGTAVPDVIVGDIPR; from the coding sequence ATGACCGATCAGGACGAGACCGTGCAGGCGCCCGCCGAGGTGTGGGCCGAGATGGTCGAGGGCAACGCGCGCTTCGTCGCCGGCACGCCCGAGCACCCGCGGCAGGACGTCGAGCGCCGGGCCGCGCTCGCCCACGTGCAGCGCCCCGTCGCCGCGCTCTTCGGCTGCAGCGACTCGCGCCTCGCGGCCGAGATCATCTTCGACAAGGGGCTCGGCGACCTCTTCGTGATCCGCAACGCCGGCCAGATCATCTCGGACTCGGTGCTCGGCAGCCTCGAGTACGCCGTCGGCGTGCTGGGCGTGCCGCTCATCGTGGTGCTCGGCCACGACGAGTGCGGCGCCGTGCGCGCCGCCATCGAGAGCGCGGCGCCGGATGCGGAGGCGCTGCCGCCGCACATCGCGAACCTCATCTCCGCCATCGGGCCCGCCGTGCGCCGCGTGGCGGGCGACCCCGTCGTGCCCTCCGAGGTCGACGCCGGCGAGGTCGGCCGCGAGCACCTGCGCGGCACCGTGACCCGCATGCTGGAGGCGTCCGAGATGATCTCCGACCGGGTGGCGGCCGGTAGCCTGGCCATCGTCGGCGCCAACTACAAGCTCCTCGAGGGCACCGCGGTGCCCGACGTCATCGTGGGCGACATCCCTCGCTAG
- a CDS encoding exodeoxyribonuclease VII small subunit: MPTSPADTGARLPDVSELSYEEARDALVRVVNDLEQGASTLEESIALWERGEALAARCEEWLLGAKARLDAARTTASDAG; this comes from the coding sequence ATGCCCACCAGCCCCGCCGACACCGGCGCACGCCTGCCCGACGTCTCCGAGCTCAGCTACGAGGAGGCGCGCGACGCCCTGGTGCGCGTCGTCAACGACCTCGAGCAGGGCGCGTCCACGCTCGAGGAGTCGATCGCCCTGTGGGAGCGCGGCGAGGCCCTCGCGGCCCGCTGCGAGGAGTGGCTGCTCGGCGCCAAGGCGCGCCTCGACGCCGCCCGCACCACCGCGTCCGACGCCGGCTGA
- a CDS encoding DUF4245 domain-containing protein, which yields MAKPRTPNVVAELGRPETPEETAARKAADSRRHRAKQTFRNLLYSLIVTVATVAVIIALVPRSNTTILPDVDYGAAAAEAQGGFPTPLVVPDLPTAWKSNDAEIRPAGRDGVAVWYIGLITPSNRYIGISQGIDANPTWLDETLQSAPEVSSEEIGGLEWTLYDNAQAEDPGNVVLAASAVEGDSTYAIYGTADANELRTAIEAVAAARATPAGSTPAPTGSGGTSTDETTTSTTAPGEGIEG from the coding sequence GTGGCGAAGCCCCGCACGCCGAACGTCGTCGCCGAGCTCGGCCGCCCGGAGACGCCCGAGGAGACCGCCGCCCGCAAGGCCGCCGACTCCCGCCGCCACCGCGCGAAGCAGACGTTCCGCAACCTGCTCTACTCGCTCATCGTCACGGTCGCGACCGTCGCGGTCATCATCGCGCTGGTGCCGCGCTCGAACACCACGATCCTGCCCGACGTCGACTACGGCGCGGCGGCCGCCGAGGCGCAGGGCGGCTTCCCGACGCCGCTCGTCGTGCCCGACCTGCCGACCGCGTGGAAGAGCAACGACGCGGAGATCCGCCCGGCCGGCCGCGACGGCGTCGCCGTCTGGTACATCGGCCTCATCACGCCGAGCAACCGCTACATCGGGATCTCGCAGGGCATCGACGCGAACCCCACCTGGCTCGACGAGACGCTGCAGTCCGCGCCCGAGGTGAGCTCCGAGGAGATCGGCGGCCTCGAGTGGACGCTCTACGACAACGCGCAGGCGGAGGACCCGGGCAACGTCGTCCTGGCCGCGAGCGCGGTCGAGGGCGACAGCACCTACGCGATCTACGGCACGGCCGACGCCAACGAGCTGCGCACGGCGATCGAGGCGGTCGCCGCCGCGCGCGCCACCCCGGCCGGGTCGACGCCCGCGCCCACGGGCAGCGGCGGCACGAGCACCGACGAGACCACCACCAGCACCACCGCACCCGGGGAGGGGATCGAGGGATGA
- a CDS encoding PhoH family protein codes for MDSQSSTARRDRTGEGTPQAERTYVLDTSVLLSDPRAFFRFAEHAVVIPVIVITELESKRNDPEIGYFARQALRHLDQLREEHERLDFPIEVGDAGGTLRVELNHSSMAGLPNGLQLGDNDSRILAVALNLSTEGLAVTVVSKDMPLRVKAASIGLMAEEYRAELAVDSGWTGMADVTLSAEQMADLYDSGTVQTRAVGDLPVNTGVVLRSDRGPALGRVVRRGTVHLVRGDREVFGLKGRSAEQRLAIDLLLDREVGIVSLGGSAGTGKSALALCAALEAVLEKQQHRKIMVFRPLYAVGGQELGYLPGDATEKMNPWAQAVFDTLGSVVSQNVMDEVVERGILEVLPLTHIRGRSLHDAFVIVDEAQSLERNVLLTVLSRIGQNSRVVLTHDVAQRDNLRVGRHDGVASVIETLKGHELFGHITLTRSERSAIAALVTGLLDGDPM; via the coding sequence ATGGACAGCCAGAGCAGCACCGCTCGACGTGACAGGACCGGGGAGGGGACGCCGCAGGCCGAGCGCACGTACGTGCTCGACACCTCCGTCCTCCTGTCCGACCCGCGCGCGTTCTTCCGCTTCGCGGAGCACGCGGTCGTCATCCCGGTGATCGTCATCACCGAGCTGGAGTCGAAGCGGAACGACCCGGAGATCGGCTACTTCGCCCGCCAGGCCCTCCGCCACCTCGACCAGCTCCGCGAGGAGCACGAGCGGCTCGACTTCCCCATCGAGGTGGGCGACGCCGGCGGCACGCTGCGGGTCGAGCTCAACCACTCGAGCATGGCGGGCCTGCCCAACGGCCTCCAGCTCGGCGACAACGACTCCCGGATCCTCGCGGTCGCCCTCAACCTCTCGACCGAGGGCCTCGCGGTCACGGTCGTCTCGAAGGACATGCCGCTGCGCGTGAAGGCCGCCTCCATCGGACTCATGGCCGAGGAGTACCGCGCCGAGCTCGCCGTGGACAGCGGCTGGACCGGCATGGCCGACGTCACCCTCTCCGCGGAGCAGATGGCCGACCTCTACGACAGCGGCACGGTGCAGACCCGCGCCGTCGGCGACCTGCCCGTCAACACGGGCGTCGTGCTCCGCTCCGACCGCGGACCCGCGCTCGGCCGCGTCGTGCGCCGCGGCACCGTGCACCTCGTCCGCGGCGACCGCGAGGTCTTCGGCCTGAAGGGCCGCTCGGCCGAGCAGCGGCTCGCGATCGACCTGCTCCTCGACCGCGAGGTGGGGATCGTATCCCTCGGCGGCAGCGCCGGCACGGGCAAGTCGGCGCTCGCCCTCTGCGCCGCGCTCGAGGCGGTGCTGGAGAAGCAGCAGCACCGCAAGATCATGGTGTTCCGGCCGCTGTACGCGGTGGGCGGCCAGGAGCTCGGCTACCTGCCGGGCGACGCGACCGAGAAGATGAACCCGTGGGCGCAGGCCGTGTTCGACACCCTCGGCTCGGTCGTCTCGCAGAACGTCATGGACGAGGTCGTGGAGCGCGGGATCCTCGAGGTGCTGCCGCTCACCCACATCCGCGGGCGCTCGCTGCACGACGCGTTCGTGATCGTCGACGAGGCGCAGTCGCTGGAGCGGAACGTGCTGCTCACGGTGCTCAGCCGCATCGGCCAGAACTCGCGCGTGGTGCTCACGCACGACGTGGCGCAGCGCGACAACCTGCGGGTCGGCCGGCACGACGGCGTCGCCAGCGTGATCGAGACGCTGAAGGGCCACGAGCTGTTCGGGCACATCACGCTCACGCGCTCGGAGCGGAGCGCGATCGCGGCGCTCGTCACCGGGCTGCTCGACGGCGACCCGATGTGA
- a CDS encoding isoprenyl transferase translates to MREKPIRPWRGLLYRAYQKRIRRGLDRSSLPHHIAMILDGNRRWARQLGLESAAHGHRAGAAKFLEFLEWCDDLDIKVTTLYLLSTDNLTGRGSDELTALIDIIGQLAEDLSEHRDWRVKHVGSDEGLPPELIARLDASEERSKGNAGLHINLAVGYGGRTEIADAMRSIVQSHHLAGGTLEDLAALLTPDLIGEHLYTGGQPDPDLVIRTSGEQRISDFMLWQSAHSELYFMEALGPDLREVDFLRALRDYSSRQRRFGS, encoded by the coding sequence GTGCGAGAGAAGCCGATCCGACCGTGGCGCGGTCTGCTCTACCGGGCGTACCAGAAGCGCATCCGTCGCGGCCTCGACCGCAGCTCGCTGCCGCACCACATCGCGATGATCCTCGACGGCAACCGCCGCTGGGCCCGCCAGCTGGGCCTCGAGTCCGCCGCCCACGGGCACCGCGCCGGCGCGGCCAAGTTCCTCGAGTTCCTGGAGTGGTGCGACGACCTCGACATCAAGGTCACGACGCTCTACCTGCTCTCCACCGACAACCTCACGGGCCGCGGGAGCGACGAGCTCACGGCGCTGATCGACATCATCGGCCAGCTCGCGGAGGACCTCTCGGAGCACCGCGACTGGCGCGTCAAGCACGTGGGATCCGACGAGGGCCTGCCGCCGGAGCTCATCGCCCGGCTCGACGCCTCCGAGGAGCGGTCGAAGGGGAACGCCGGTTTGCACATCAACCTCGCGGTCGGCTACGGCGGGCGCACCGAGATCGCGGACGCCATGCGGAGCATCGTGCAGTCGCACCACCTCGCGGGCGGCACGCTCGAGGACCTCGCGGCGCTCCTCACGCCCGACCTCATCGGCGAGCACCTCTACACGGGCGGCCAGCCGGACCCGGACCTCGTGATCCGCACCTCGGGCGAGCAGCGCATCAGCGACTTCATGCTGTGGCAGTCGGCGCACAGCGAGCTCTACTTCATGGAGGCGCTGGGGCCGGACCTCCGCGAGGTCGACTTCCTCCGCGCCCTCCGCGACTACTCCTCGCGCCAGCGCCGCTTCGGCTCCTGA
- the xseA gene encoding exodeoxyribonuclease VII large subunit produces the protein MSETRTVSMPAAGAPTVDAPWPVSVLSGKVKGWIDRLGTAWVEGEITQWGGSGGNVYGKLKDLDVDATISFTVWSSVRAKIPADLGQGARVVALVKPNYWVKGGTLTMQVLEMRHVGLGDLLERLERLRQTLRAEGLFDADRKRRLPFLPGCIGLITGKDSDAEKDVLRNAQLRWPSVRFRVVHTAVQGDRAAGEVTRAIGVLDEDPEVDVIVVARGGGDFQNLLVFSDEQLVRTAAACRTPLVSAIGHEADRPLLDDVSDLRASTPTDAAKRVVPDVSEELSRVQQARARIGMRLTSQVRGEIDRIEQLRSRPVLTSTAWIVDSRAEELGRYIARSAELAGRVVERGMQQTSELSRQLRTLSPQHVLDRGYAIVQTADGSALRAPADAPDGTGLVLRLAAGALGATSTGPTDDIPSSAARLPASPAAGARPASGAES, from the coding sequence ATGAGCGAGACGCGCACGGTGTCGATGCCCGCGGCCGGTGCCCCCACGGTGGACGCGCCCTGGCCCGTCTCGGTGCTCTCCGGCAAGGTCAAGGGCTGGATCGACCGGCTCGGCACGGCCTGGGTCGAGGGCGAGATCACCCAGTGGGGCGGATCCGGCGGCAACGTCTACGGCAAGCTCAAGGACCTCGACGTCGACGCCACCATCAGCTTCACCGTCTGGTCGTCGGTGCGCGCGAAGATCCCCGCCGACCTCGGCCAGGGCGCCCGCGTCGTCGCGCTCGTGAAGCCCAACTACTGGGTCAAGGGCGGCACGCTCACGATGCAGGTGCTGGAGATGCGCCACGTCGGCCTCGGCGACCTGCTCGAGCGGCTCGAGCGCCTCCGCCAGACGCTGCGCGCGGAGGGCCTGTTCGACGCCGACCGCAAGCGCCGCCTCCCGTTCCTCCCCGGCTGCATCGGCCTCATCACCGGCAAGGACTCCGACGCGGAGAAGGACGTGCTCCGCAATGCGCAGCTGCGCTGGCCGAGCGTGCGCTTCCGCGTGGTCCACACCGCCGTGCAGGGCGACCGGGCCGCGGGCGAGGTCACGCGCGCCATCGGGGTGCTCGACGAGGATCCCGAGGTCGACGTCATCGTCGTCGCGCGCGGCGGCGGCGACTTCCAGAACCTCCTCGTCTTCAGCGACGAGCAGCTCGTGCGCACGGCGGCCGCGTGCCGCACGCCGCTCGTCAGCGCGATCGGGCACGAGGCCGACCGGCCGCTGCTCGACGACGTGTCGGACCTCCGCGCCTCCACCCCGACCGACGCCGCGAAGCGCGTCGTGCCCGACGTCTCCGAGGAGCTGTCGCGCGTGCAGCAGGCCCGGGCCCGCATCGGCATGCGGCTCACCAGCCAGGTGCGCGGCGAAATCGACCGGATCGAGCAGCTGCGGTCGCGCCCGGTGCTCACGAGCACGGCGTGGATCGTCGACTCGCGCGCCGAGGAGCTCGGCCGCTACATCGCCCGGTCCGCGGAGCTCGCCGGCCGCGTCGTCGAGCGCGGGATGCAGCAGACGAGCGAGCTGTCCCGGCAGCTCCGCACGCTCTCGCCGCAGCACGTGCTCGACCGCGGCTACGCCATCGTGCAGACGGCCGACGGATCCGCCCTTCGCGCCCCCGCCGACGCCCCCGACGGCACCGGCCTCGTGCTGCGCCTCGCGGCCGGCGCGCTCGGCGCCACCTCCACCGGCCCCACCGACGACATCCCGTCGTCGGCCGCGCGGCTGCCCGCCTCCCCCGCCGCGGGCGCCCGGCCGGCGTCCGGCGCCGAAAGCTAG